Proteins co-encoded in one Bremerella sp. TYQ1 genomic window:
- the polA gene encoding DNA polymerase I, translating into MMKNRTRQTSLSFDTNEAKEISEKTPSPAPAKQPAGDPTDLRDKDVWIVDSHSLIFQVFHAIPPMTGPAGQPVAAIYGFARDMVFLLEKKKPDYLICAFDLSGPTFRNELYDQYKANREEMPQELPSQIEGIRRLLEAMTIPVLASEGFEADDVLAAAAKVVEEKGGRCTLVTTDKDCRQLITDNVRLYNVRKDAFYTAESLMNDWGVRPEQVVDFQAMVGDSVDNVPGIPLIGPKIAKDLLGQFETLEGVLDNVDKISGKKRKENITNGRELAMISKELVRLRDDVPLEWDWAKYVVTPVDGEACEALCDEFGFRTLSKQLQSLATETADGSGESALEAFELDYQSVTTIDQLKELVNVLSKEMRISIDTETTHTSPRWADLVGISVCWKPGTARYIPIQSPEDDPSLPLEETIEILRPVLEDANIKKVGQNLKYDEIVFRGVGVELAGVDFDTMIAHYLLEAGARSHGLDELARRYLQHETVKISELIGTGKKQILMSEVPLEKVSYYACEDADIPFRLYEILGDRLAEEGLENLFDDVEVPLIDVLVEMEFNGIRVDTQRLKGLSDTYGERLDSLEKEIYEIAEQPFNIASPKQLAEILFEKRGLPVIKKTKTGASTDAEVLEQLAKQDPLPQKIIDYRQYAKLKNTYIDALPNMICPKTDLVHTSFNQVVAATGRLSSNEPNLQNIPIRTQEGKEIRSAFKASREDWVLVCADYSQIELRVLAHYSKDTALREAYHNNQDIHAKVASEVYGIPLDEVTSNERRSAKAINFGIVYGQSAFGLAKSLDIEKDEAFGFIDAYFRKYPGVDDFMENTLQQCFKDGSVKTILGRRRKIDGVRSPQKRDRMARQLLMPERTAVNSVIQGSAADIIKLAMIRVHKALSESDLQAKLLLQIHDELVFEAPPEEVPALVKLMLPEMTDAVQLDVPLVVDVESGMNWAECEPVSLED; encoded by the coding sequence ATGATGAAAAATCGCACCCGGCAAACGTCGCTAAGTTTCGACACGAATGAGGCGAAGGAAATTTCGGAAAAAACGCCGAGCCCTGCTCCTGCCAAGCAGCCGGCTGGCGATCCAACCGATTTGCGGGACAAAGATGTCTGGATTGTCGACTCCCACTCGCTGATCTTTCAGGTCTTTCATGCCATTCCTCCAATGACCGGTCCGGCTGGACAGCCGGTGGCAGCCATTTACGGCTTTGCCCGAGACATGGTCTTTCTGCTGGAAAAGAAGAAGCCTGACTATTTGATCTGTGCGTTTGATCTTTCAGGGCCGACGTTTCGCAACGAGTTGTACGACCAATACAAAGCCAATCGCGAAGAGATGCCGCAAGAGCTGCCTTCCCAGATCGAAGGCATTCGCCGCTTGCTCGAGGCGATGACCATTCCGGTCTTAGCTTCTGAAGGATTTGAAGCGGACGATGTCCTTGCCGCGGCCGCGAAAGTGGTGGAAGAGAAGGGGGGCCGCTGCACGCTGGTCACCACCGACAAGGACTGCCGTCAGCTGATCACTGACAACGTTCGGCTTTACAACGTCCGTAAAGATGCGTTCTACACGGCCGAGTCGCTGATGAATGACTGGGGCGTGCGTCCGGAACAGGTCGTCGACTTTCAAGCGATGGTTGGGGACTCGGTCGACAACGTCCCCGGCATTCCCTTGATCGGTCCGAAGATCGCCAAGGATTTGCTCGGTCAATTTGAAACCTTGGAAGGCGTGCTCGATAACGTCGACAAGATCTCCGGCAAAAAGCGGAAAGAGAACATCACCAACGGCCGCGAACTGGCAATGATCAGCAAAGAACTCGTTCGCTTGCGAGATGATGTTCCGTTGGAATGGGACTGGGCCAAGTATGTTGTGACGCCAGTCGACGGCGAGGCGTGCGAAGCACTGTGCGACGAGTTTGGTTTCCGAACGCTTTCCAAGCAGCTGCAAAGTCTCGCCACGGAAACCGCGGATGGAAGTGGCGAAAGTGCGCTCGAAGCATTTGAACTCGACTATCAATCGGTTACGACCATCGATCAGCTGAAAGAACTGGTCAACGTTCTCTCGAAAGAGATGCGAATCTCGATCGATACCGAGACAACCCATACCAGTCCCCGTTGGGCCGACTTGGTGGGGATCTCCGTTTGCTGGAAACCTGGCACTGCGCGGTATATTCCGATCCAGTCTCCTGAGGACGATCCCAGCTTGCCGTTGGAAGAAACGATCGAGATTCTTCGCCCCGTTTTGGAAGATGCCAACATCAAGAAGGTGGGGCAGAATCTGAAGTACGACGAGATCGTCTTCCGTGGCGTCGGTGTCGAATTGGCGGGTGTCGACTTCGATACGATGATTGCCCATTACCTGTTAGAGGCTGGAGCACGCTCTCACGGATTAGACGAACTGGCGCGACGTTATCTTCAGCACGAAACCGTCAAAATCAGCGAACTGATCGGCACCGGTAAGAAACAGATCTTGATGAGCGAAGTGCCGCTCGAAAAGGTTTCGTACTACGCGTGCGAAGATGCCGACATTCCGTTTCGACTATATGAAATCTTAGGGGATCGGCTTGCGGAAGAAGGGTTGGAAAACCTGTTTGACGATGTCGAAGTGCCGCTGATCGATGTCTTAGTCGAGATGGAATTCAACGGCATTCGTGTCGATACGCAGCGGCTGAAAGGGCTCAGCGATACGTACGGCGAGCGACTCGATTCGCTGGAGAAAGAGATCTACGAGATCGCCGAGCAACCGTTCAACATTGCATCGCCTAAACAATTGGCCGAGATCTTGTTCGAGAAGCGAGGGCTCCCTGTCATCAAGAAGACAAAGACGGGGGCATCGACCGATGCGGAGGTGCTTGAGCAGCTGGCCAAGCAAGATCCATTGCCGCAAAAGATTATCGACTATCGACAATACGCCAAGTTGAAGAACACCTACATCGATGCGTTGCCGAACATGATCTGTCCTAAGACCGATCTCGTACACACGTCGTTCAATCAAGTGGTGGCGGCAACAGGGCGGCTTAGCTCGAACGAGCCGAACTTGCAGAACATTCCGATTCGGACCCAGGAAGGGAAGGAAATTCGTTCGGCGTTCAAAGCAAGTCGTGAAGATTGGGTCTTAGTGTGTGCCGACTATTCGCAGATCGAACTGCGCGTGCTGGCACATTACTCGAAAGATACAGCGCTCCGCGAAGCGTATCACAACAATCAAGACATCCATGCCAAAGTTGCCTCAGAGGTGTATGGCATTCCGCTCGATGAAGTCACGTCGAACGAACGTCGTAGCGCCAAAGCGATTAACTTTGGAATCGTTTACGGACAAAGCGCATTCGGGCTGGCGAAGAGTTTGGATATCGAGAAGGACGAAGCGTTTGGTTTCATTGATGCTTACTTCCGCAAATATCCCGGCGTCGACGACTTCATGGAAAACACCTTGCAGCAATGCTTCAAAGATGGATCGGTGAAAACGATTCTGGGACGCCGCCGTAAGATTGACGGCGTTCGTTCCCCTCAGAAGCGAGACCGAATGGCGCGGCAGTTGTTGATGCCGGAACGGACCGCAGTGAACTCAGTCATCCAGGGTTCCGCTGCTGACATTATCAAGCTGGCCATGATTCGCGTGCACAAAGCGCTGAGTGAATCGGATCTGCAAGCGAAGCTATTGCTGCAGATCCACGATGAATTGGTCTTCGAAGCACCCCCAGAAGAAGTGCCAGCGTTGGTAAAACTCATGCTGCCTGAGATGACTGACGCCGTGCAGTTGGACGTTCCGTTGGTGGTCGATGTCGAGTCTGGCATGAACTGGGCCGAGTGCGAACCGGTCTCGTTGGAAGACTGA
- a CDS encoding YbjQ family protein — protein MIITTGNDVEGHRVVEYLGLVRGIVVRSTSIARGFIGGIRSIGGGNIPEYAAVCEEARQHAYDLLLEHARQLNADAIIGVRYDATEFTQGSTEVLAYGTAVKIEPKAD, from the coding sequence ATGATCATCACCACAGGCAACGATGTCGAAGGGCATCGAGTTGTTGAGTACCTCGGATTGGTTCGCGGCATCGTCGTTCGCTCGACCAGCATCGCTCGCGGGTTCATCGGCGGCATCCGATCGATCGGGGGTGGTAACATTCCCGAGTATGCCGCTGTGTGTGAAGAAGCTCGCCAGCATGCGTATGACTTGCTGCTTGAGCATGCTCGCCAGCTTAACGCCGATGCGATCATCGGAGTGCGTTACGACGCGACGGAGTTCACCCAGGGATCGACGGAAGTCTTAGCCTATGGGACTGCCGTAAAGATCGAGCCAAAGGCCGACTAG
- a CDS encoding HEAT repeat domain-containing protein, producing MPTGIEKTFQLFTKTENHAAVPVLVDALDSPYSEIREAALSALLHQRHLVAQRALVKRWRKFTPVQRSWIELSGISLEIAIRELIQSNDNEQFALGLEILNQVPEYDLIPALALIVRDSGNSYRDSAGNTLVNLAANLRKQLRNANNSVGVESVRSRAIEALSDCITHFEQHESLAILEAFLVLVTRENQLLREAWNNTSHPAHASLIRFLRHSSRPELIDLVLSSLTDMHPSIPVLNIIGLRHDPAFMSELTMRIQGNVNDTVRRNLAKLTKVAWADEHRHVLEKLNGLQQAAAVHMAMSTSIGSEKLYKMLVMVANSGHSSGRLAALEELASYIDPATNELILDAVSDPNSAVRAEALRQLRPRGIPGAIKLLLQHLDSPQLVVQDTVRNALAEFNFPRFLSAFDKMSPEAQKNTGRLVRGIDANTQRLLAAEMNDDASYRRLRALKIIEVMDNHLDMEADLIKALGHEDHFLRAEAAKLLSRCPSSRSVTALREAMLDRNVRVRENAESSLRRIAGTKSLPPAIDKSVASAQVPT from the coding sequence GTGCCGACCGGAATCGAAAAGACCTTTCAGCTATTTACCAAAACGGAAAACCATGCAGCGGTTCCGGTCTTGGTAGATGCGCTCGATTCCCCTTATTCCGAAATACGCGAGGCGGCTCTTTCCGCACTATTGCATCAACGTCACCTGGTCGCTCAAAGGGCGTTGGTGAAGCGTTGGCGAAAGTTCACTCCAGTCCAGCGTAGTTGGATCGAACTTTCCGGTATCTCGCTGGAAATCGCCATCCGCGAGCTGATCCAATCAAACGATAACGAACAATTCGCCCTCGGTTTAGAGATCCTGAACCAGGTGCCGGAATATGATTTGATCCCTGCTTTAGCGCTCATCGTGCGCGACTCTGGCAACTCGTACCGCGATTCTGCCGGAAACACGCTGGTGAATCTGGCTGCCAATCTGCGTAAGCAGCTACGCAACGCCAACAACAGTGTCGGCGTCGAATCGGTGCGGAGCCGCGCGATCGAAGCCCTCAGCGATTGCATCACCCACTTCGAGCAGCACGAGTCGCTGGCCATTCTGGAAGCGTTTTTGGTGCTCGTCACACGCGAAAACCAATTGCTTCGCGAAGCCTGGAACAACACCAGTCATCCTGCACATGCGTCGCTGATTCGATTTCTACGGCACAGTTCGCGTCCAGAGCTGATTGACTTAGTGCTGAGTTCGCTGACCGATATGCACCCGAGCATTCCGGTGCTGAACATCATCGGCCTGCGTCACGATCCGGCTTTCATGTCGGAATTGACGATGCGAATTCAAGGGAATGTCAACGATACGGTGCGCCGCAATCTGGCCAAGCTTACGAAAGTGGCGTGGGCCGACGAGCATCGTCACGTGCTGGAAAAGCTAAATGGCTTGCAGCAAGCGGCTGCGGTTCATATGGCCATGTCGACGTCGATAGGGTCGGAAAAGCTTTACAAGATGTTGGTGATGGTGGCGAACTCTGGCCACTCGAGCGGTCGTCTGGCCGCCCTGGAAGAATTGGCCAGCTATATCGATCCCGCGACGAATGAATTGATTCTCGACGCGGTGAGCGATCCGAATTCCGCCGTGCGTGCCGAAGCATTGCGTCAGCTTCGACCCCGCGGAATCCCTGGGGCGATCAAGTTGCTGTTACAGCATTTGGACAGTCCCCAACTGGTCGTCCAAGACACCGTTCGCAACGCGCTCGCCGAGTTCAATTTCCCTCGCTTCCTGTCGGCGTTCGATAAGATGAGCCCCGAAGCTCAGAAGAACACCGGTCGCTTGGTGCGGGGCATCGATGCCAACACGCAGCGATTGCTGGCCGCCGAGATGAACGACGATGCGAGTTATCGTCGGCTGCGAGCGTTGAAGATTATTGAAGTGATGGACAATCACTTGGACATGGAAGCTGACTTGATCAAAGCCTTAGGGCATGAAGATCATTTCCTGCGAGCCGAGGCGGCCAAGCTGCTTTCGCGCTGTCCTTCTTCGCGATCGGTCACGGCGCTGCGTGAAGCGATGCTTGATCGCAACGTTCGCGTGCGCGAGAACGCCGAGTCGAGTTTGCGACGGATCGCGGGAACCAAGTCCCTTCCGCCAGCGATCGACAAGTCGGTCGCCAGCGCTCAGGTCCCCACGTAG